The genomic segment gcGGCACCAACAGGAACACAAAGAACAGAGGCAAAAATATTGAAGACCGGGAGGACACTTATCTCTTCTACTGAAATTCTCTGCTTTTGAGTGATGTTCATCGTATCaagtttgtttctctttaatttaactatgGAGTAGACTTTTATTCTGGGATGTTTGATGTAACCTTACTATGAATATGTGAACAATTTCTTCgattgaattattatattaaaatgttgAGTATTTCATTCTATGTGTAATGATTACGTGTGTTTGGCCAACATCTGCATGATTTAGAATTCAAGTTGAAACTGAgaagtgataattgttttagctattgtttgaaataccttAAGAAATCTATAGGATAGAGATATCCTAGGAACTTTTGTAATCGATACGGGTTTTACAGTACTTAATAAATTTCGACAAGTTCAGGACTTTCGTAGAGTATATGAAATTTGTTTGtcgaaataatttattgatgctCGAGAGAGATTAATATTTACATTAGGAAAACCTGATTATCAAcattaggagtaattaatttaatcgagAAAGTTCACATAAACATAGTTACAGTAAGTCATAAATCCTAGAACCAGtacaattgaatttattaatatttaattatttggttgtttgttttttaatcattaatttttgtttcataagCTATCTCATTCGATTCCTCAAatagatcataatttaaaagactttggtaattagtagtaatttttacaaatcCTCGTGGGACGATACTCTACTCATCACTTTATTACTTGTTACGATTCGTGCACTTGCGAAATTAACCAACAAAATATAATGGGCCCTCAAAGGACTTTTACATATTCTTTCATAGcattaatattgataaaaaatatagtgagTCATTGGaagacttttatatatttaatgagTATAGAGAGAGTATGATCCAAAATGTAGCTGAGCTCAAGAGAGATTGGGTTCTTCTTTTAGATGAGCCCAATGAAAACTAGGTTTtatataccttttaatttgagtttatcaATAACATATCTTAAATTTCATGTTGTATATAAAACATGAATGCATATCTTAAATTACAAGTGCATGTATGTGTATATAAAACATGAATGTATATAtgtatgctttaaaaaaaatataatatgcatATCCTTTCCAcctttgttgataaaaaaaaaaaaaaacattgttatgAAATCAATCCGAGCCTAATGAGTTAACTTGGGCACTTGGTTAGGTATTAAATAGACAAAACTCGGGTTTATAATTAGCTTGGTCAAACTAGAGCAACCCACTGAGTGAGTCACTactcttctttatatatatatatatatataaaactagttATCAcacattaaaaagttaaaaaataattcatgtaaatatagactatatataaatttttcacatcaaaaagttaagaaatattACATTTAGATATggacaatataaaaattacatgtgaggctaagaattcaaaaaataattatatatatataaacccaaaaaatatataattattttttgaattcttagCCTCACATGTAATTTTTATAGTCCATATCTAAATGTaatatttcttaacttttttgatgtgaaaaaattatatatagtctatatttacatgaattattttttaactttttaatgtgTGATAACTAGttatatatgtataatctaCATTCacataagatgtttttttaacttttcgatgatatatatatatatatatatatatatatatatatatatatagattgtttcttaatttttccttGTGTAATGTTAAAaccttaaacatttttttttaatttttccgagTTAATCTAGATTAAACTGTGTAATTAGGGACCCGATCCCTTGACTAAGTGCAAAGCCGACTTAAAATGAATGGGGgtcttgggaaaaaaaatataaatatggccttttaaaatatttgagaaatattttttttattttatatgtatgtaTGACAAGTAGATCGTTAAactattttcattttgtttaagaCTTTTTATTAAGTGGAGtcaatttttattcataaaagtataataaataaatatattttacttattttttttttattttttatcaagtgaAGATTGAACTATCATATGCTCGGACCAATTTTaagtatagttattaaactcggatCGGCCAGGCGGGTTGATTTAGGATCCAGTCGACTTGGTGGCTGGACCCATCTGAGTAAGATAAAAGACTGGACTAAGAAAAAACCCAGCAAAACCCAGTTGATCCACCAGATCAACCTGGTAAAATCCGATAAAgacctcttttttttccaaatgtgttttttctcttaACAAAGAcccatcttttttatatttttttagttggttattagctatttttaaagttcactatataatattagaagaatatttttttttaatgtgggatttgaagccttttagtgtgtgtgtattttatattcacaagaaaaaatttattttttcaatgtgagatttgaaattttttaatatatatattatatgtttacaagaaaaaaattatatttttttaatgtgggataaaaaaaaattttagtttaaatattttattttaaaaggataacataatatctttttaatatgagataaaaaaatcttttgaaataattttttaaactttattatttacaacatatatactttatattcatatggattattttttaattttttttaaataaaatattaaaattttaaatatttttttaatttttctagattAATTAAAGTTAACATGAGTCAAGCTGTGTAATCTAAAATCTGACTTTTTAAccgagttaattttttaataactataattttaatttaagtggATAAACAATGAACCGGGttaaataactgaaaaaaaataaaagatctttGGTGGTTGGTACGTGCAGTTACAGACCTTCAAATCCTTTCacaaaagacataaattttccaATAAAGGCAATTCAATCACGTTTCGTAAAGTAAAGTAAGTTCATAGCAAGTTTACTAAGGACAGTTGTAACTCTCTATTTCGCCAGTTTCCAAGATTCTACCCAGAAGACATACTCTGACACATTTCGGTTCCCGAGAAAATCCAATTCCCCCGACAGTCAATCTTGGAAAATATGGAATCGAAAAAATTGGCTGCTTTGCTTTCTTCTCTTGTCTCTGAACTCCTCGTCCTTGTCCTCCTCCTTTTCCCTTCCGATTCCTACAATTCCAATTCCCATGGAATCCTTTTCCGTATCATTCGCCATTATCTTTCCTGCCAAGAACTCGCCACTTCACTCTCCCTCTTCCCGATCTCCAAGAAACGGAAGAGAACCCAATTACGAGAAGCGGGTTCTGAGCCGACCCATGAAGACAGAGACCTCGAACGCGGATCTCGACTCGGTGAGTTGAGCCGAGTTGCTCCTAATCCTGACTCTTTCAAAACCACCTTCAGGATGAGATCTTCAACGTTTGAATGGTTGTCTGGCTTGCTTGAACCGTTACTAGAGTGTCGTGACCCTATTGGAACACCAATAAATCTCTCATCCGAGCTCAGGCTTGGCATCGGTTTGTTTAGATTGGCTACTGGGTCAAGTTACATTGAAATCGCTGGGAGATTTGGGGTTACTGAGTCAGTGACTCGGTTCTGTGCAAAGCAATTGTGTCGTGTTTTATGCACCAATTTTCGCTTTTGGATCGCATTCCCGACTTCTACCGAGCTTGAATTGGTGTCAAAAGATATCGAGGGTCTTACCGGATTGCCAAATTGTTGTGGTGTGATAGACTGTACAAGATTCAATGTTGTTAAAAGAAATGATTGCAAATTAGCATCAGACGACGAGGTTCAAGATGACAGCATTGCTGTTCAAATTGTTGTTGATTCATCTTCAAGAATTTTGAGTATTATTGCAGGTTTTCGTGGCGACAAGAATGACTCCAGGATACTAAAGTCGACGACTTTATCTCATGATATTGAAGGACGGAGGCTATTGAATGCGACTCCGGTTATTGTCAATGGGGTGGCTATTGATCAGTACCTAATTGGAGATGGAGGATATCCTCTGCTTCCATGGTTAATGGTTCCATTTGTTGATGTTGTGCCAGGATCATCCGAAGAAAAATTCAATGCTGCAAATAATTTAATGCATGTTTTTGCACTTAGAACCATAGCTAGTTTGAAGAATTGGGGTGTTTTGAATAAACCAGTTGAAGAGGAGTTTAAGACAGCTGTTGCTTTTATCGGGGCATGTTCTATTCTTCATAATGTTTTGCTAATGAGGGAGGATGATTCTGCATTGATTGATGTAGAAGATTATTCTTTATATGATCAAGATTCTCAGTTTTATAAGGATGCAATGACGGAAGAGAATTTGACCGAAAAGAAGGCTTCTGATACGAGAAGAGCATTGGCTACAAGAGTTACAGAATTTTCATAAGACCTGAGGATCTGTATACTTTTGGAGTCTCAATTTTACAAACAGCGGTTTGCTTGCACAGATTTTGGAAGGGAGGTGCACAATtcaattcaacttttttttaagcaGGTAGTTCAGGCTTTTGTATCTTAGTGTTAATAAGTTCATTGGGATAAATGCATCACTGACAAATTTAACCTTCTGGCTCGGATTTGTTTTCTTTCGTTgatcaattgattttttaagatgtGCAGAATTCAGCGTCCTTTGCATTTATCTAAAACTatcatatgtttttctttttcttcctgaGAATGGAGATGTTGTCTTCTGAAACATCCTTGTTAAAAATTCATTCTTTAAATTTGCAAAGAGTTTttcaactttatatatatatatataggtttctTGTGACAAGGGAAGAGttatatttgaatatttatatacaaTGTTGGAAGAGAATTgtttatgatgttttaaaagaaaaacaccagaTAAGCTTTATTTAACTAGCTTCACCCATGATTCCGTTATATGGACCTGTTTATCGATGAACATTTAATACTCGAAGTGATCATATTCTGGGTTTTCTTGCTCAACTTCTTCATGCGTCTTGTATTAAGTACATATCTAAGTTTTAACTATCAGATGACTGAATTCCTGATGGGTTGTAGGGATTTATGTTATGTTAAAAGTCCTATGAGATGGATAGGGACATTAATAGCTACTAATCTCAATCCTTGCAGGCCACTTTTGTTTAGGATAGACTGGTTGTGGgcattttcttttagttttcagTTTATTACCATTTATTGAAGCAGTTCTGAAGTAACCATAGCCCTTGGGATCTCTGTGTTAGTAATCTCACTACCTATCGAAGGTAAAATAATAGTCCTTCCACCCACCAGACTCAGAGGATAGAAACTATCAAAGAAGACTGCTTCAGCACTGACCACTGTATTACTCATTTAACTGCCATAAGCACACGGTGTGATTGACCCTAcaatccttgagaaatccaccCTCCCTCTTCTTGCTTCAGGCTGTCCCTCACAGTTTTCCTTCCGTGCTCTTTGAAGATAGCTCAACTACAGCGTTGTTCCTTAGGCTTCACTGAAGTTTCTGCAAATCTCAAAGCCTCGAAGCATCAAATAAATATCGTTGATGATACAAGCAAAGTGAGCTTTTCTCTCACGGCTGAAAATATAACTTCCCCCTGATATCTTCCactttaaaatttcttgattcCAATTTATGTTTGTTTACCCATCATTTTGCTCCTAGTGCCcctagaaaactaaaacaatgTGATAAAGTGTTGCTAAAATGGTCTAAAATTCTGATAATTCTTCACTCAAAAAGAAGGTCTTTGCTGTCTGCATTTGCCGCTGGCACGTAGCCAACTATCATGAGGTTGGTTTATCAGATAAATGAAATATTACCGCAATTAAGTAAACTGTAGCACTATTTGTGGATAGAATGATGCTCCGTCTTCCATAATCACAACTTTTCTAGAAATCAATCGAAAGTTACAGGATTTTGTATATGCCAAAAGAATCTAATGATTTTCTGTTGCATTAGACGCATATGTACAGGTCTTCTAGGGCAAACATGTGCTAGTACCAATTTATTAGCATGTTTAAGTTACATGTTGAGCTGGTGATTCTGGATGGATGGAGATTTGGGAACTGAATGCAGTTTAGGACAGTGTTGGACAACCTAGCTGAAAATGGTTCCAGGGTCCTCTGGTGGTCAATGTAATTGATCTGGTGCTGGATATCTTCAGAGGAAGCTGCATTTTTCACAGTTCAGATCAAGTTTGACTCTGAGCCTCTGCTTAAAACCATTCCCAATTTGCACCAGTTCATTGTTTCACAAATGAAGTTACTCGcttaatttcctttttctttttgatccTTAAAATCTCGGCAAGGCATGTTGCCCCGGCATCACTCTACTTGTCTGCAAGAATACCATCATGTCACCTATATTGGAAATTGCAGAACATAAGAGTTCTTGCAACCAAACCTGCCTACAGCAGGCTTTGAATCAAAGAGCAACCTGTCATATCTTGTGATAAACTAATACCTTTGTGCATTTATTTAACTTGAACATAGATTTTTAAGGTTTAAACCATCGCTATTCGCATCAGATATAAGTAATGAAGTTAACATGGATCATCCGcactcataattattaaacccggTTTGGCCTGATAAATTAACCTAGAAAACAATTGACCTGATAGCTGCACTGGTCCAAGTAAATTTGATGGTCTTAGACTCGCCTGCCCAGAGTTAGTTCACTCCCAGAGAGGGGAGGTTGCTGATTTTCTTAGACTTTGATGGTCTCATCATCAATGGCTATTATCTTATCTTATGGGCTACTGCATAAAGCCCATCTAACTCATTCCCTTCTCAGCTTTTgctgtttttatttcttctctaaagaaagaaaaaaaaacccaccgaTGTTCATAATggaccaaaaacaaaaggaaatctttttttattattattatctggACTTTAATTGGTGGTTGGTAGCCCTAAGGCTTGAACTCAAAAAGAAGCAAGCCTCTCCTCACCAAACTTTGACCTggcttttaattctttttatttttttaaggttttgatGGGGGACGCTTCTTTCACGACCTTGATTTTTCTAATGATTGTTTGGTTATTGAATTATTACATACCTAATCTCATGCCGTTCATAACAAGGAGCTCCCGTTAATTATTAGGAGTTAGTTAGTTTGGTAGCggtaatgatttaaaatatttgtttataaaaatatattaaagtattttttattttttaaaaatatttttaatattgacacatcaaaataatcttgaaaaaaatgaattttatttatttattttattttaaattattttttagtatttttagattgttttaacatgtcgatgtcaaaaataaatttttaaaaataaaaaatattattttaatatatttacaagtaaaaaacaccttaaaaaataactattatcaaAACATCTAACTGCTCTGAAAGTATCTCAAAGCAGAATGCACCaatcaattatttaaattcTCCATCCTGTCTATTGAAACTTCATGGAGAAAGATTCCATGGTTGAAGACTGCATGATAAGGAAAAATGTCATGAACTCCTGGTATAAGTAATTTCCTATCCAATAACAGCAAGCTTGATGTCAGGTTAGGGTTGATGGTCCTGTCTTCTTTCATTGAAATGTTTTGCCATTGCCACCACATCactaaatcgttttaatatattgatattaaaaataaattttaaaatataaaaaatattattttaatttatttttaaataaaaaatacttaaaaacactctaaaaaacattaatcagCCATTTTTATATTTGTCCTGTGATTATCAGAGACGGTAAAACgaaattggatttttatttttttttttgttggagaaaaaacaaagaaaataaattttgtcagCAGGAAGAAGATGGAGAGATTGTTCACAGGAGTCATCCCTTGTCAATGAGGTGGCTCCAGCCTACAAGCCACCAACTCCCGAGGAGTCAAATTCTGGAGGCCAAATCACCAACCCCTTACCCACTTTCTATTAGCAGCACATGTAGCCATCCCCAACAACAAATTGGTGAGCCCACCGCAATTTTTTACTCTCcacaaattcaatcaattacaCGTGGCAATTAAAATGTCGAGccttttatttcaagaaaaccaAACCTACCACCGTGAACTTCATTTCTTTcgcaaatatctaaaataaggggacatgaattaaatatatagaaattgaATTGGTGTCCGAAACCTAAAATGACCGCTGGACCACAACTCAAACACCGATAAGTGGGTCCCAAAATACCCACGGTGTCCTAAGAACTCACCAACCCCCACCCGGTTGGCAGCCGGTCCAACCACCCCACTACTCCGGCTCAAACCGGACTCTCATCTCCAATAAATACCACCTGCCCTTGCCATTTTCAATCAGGTCAGACATCCTTAACATCGTCAGCCCCCAGAAAAACCTTCCAACGCCAGGAAAGAGAGTATAGTTTTGTTATAAGATATACAAAATAATGGCCGCCAACGGAGAGGAACAGCAGACTCAGGCCGGAAGGCATCAAGAAGTTGGCCACAAGAGCCTTTTGCAAAGTGATGCTCTTTACCAGGTAATTTAACCGAGAAACCCCTGATCTTGGTgcgagttttgttttttttttccttggtttgttttttttttaacattttttgtatatatttggaTTGGTTTTTAGTATATTCTTGAGACCAGTGTGTACCCAAGAGAGCCTGAATGCATGAAGGAGCTTAGAGAGTTGACTGCCAAGCATCCTTGGTATGTTTGTTGAATCCTCACATGCATTTTAAATACATCAACATGagagattttattttcataaaaaaaaaggaggttttgttttctatatattgATGTTTATGGCGTGGTGTTAATAAATCTGATGTGAATGATTGGAAACAGGAACATCATGACCACATCTGCTGATGAAGGGCAATTCTTGAACATGCTTTTAAAGCTTATCAATGCCAAGAACACCATGGAGATTGGTGTTTTCACTGGCTATTCTCTCTTGGCCACTGCTCTTGCTATCCCTGAGGATGGAAAGGTAAAAACTTAAGACCTGAGATTTCTCGGTCCCAAATCAGTCAAAAGAAATTAGGTGACGGTAAGAAAATAATTGGGATCTTGTGAGTTGCAGATCTTGGCTATGGACATCAACAGAGAAAACTATGAACTGGGTCTCCCGGTGATTCAGAAAGCTGGTCTGGAACACAAGATTGAGTTCAAGGAAGGCCCTGCTCTGCCAGTTCTCGATCAAATGATTGAAGATGTAAGAAATATTCtatctttgacaaaaaaaataaaaaacattttttgtttacTCGTATGAGAAAAGAGATGATGTTCATTTAAGAAAATTGATGTGCTATTACTAAGCTTACTATTCTGTGTGTGGCGAACTACAGGGAAAGTACCATGGAACTTATGACTTCATCTTTGTGGATGCTGACAAGGACAATTATATTAACTACCACAAGAGGTTGATTGAGCTTGTCAAAGTCGGAGGTTTGATTGGGTATGACAACACCCTGTGGAATGGATCTGTGGTGGCACCGGCCGATGCACCGATGAGGAAGTATGTGAGGTACTATAGGGACTTTGTTCTGGAGCTCAATAAGGCACTTGCAGCTGACCCCAGGATTGAAATTTGCATGCTTCCTGTTGGTGATGGTATCACTCTCTGCCGTCGGATCAAGTGAGGGGCTGCATTCCCTGCCAATATTATATACATATCAAATGTTGACCATTGATTTGGTCACTTGCAAAAACAAGTGATGTGTAATAAAAGAGATTTTACCGACCTTGCTTATATTTTGTACCTGAAAGAATGGTGAATGGCCGGGAAACTCCATTCTTGAATTTCTGTCTAAGTGGATTTTTTACGCGCTTAATCCATATTGTTCTTTAACCACTAGATGCGGTTT from the Populus nigra chromosome 1, ddPopNigr1.1, whole genome shotgun sequence genome contains:
- the LOC133673142 gene encoding protein ANTAGONIST OF LIKE HETEROCHROMATIN PROTEIN 1-like; the protein is MESKKLAALLSSLVSELLVLVLLLFPSDSYNSNSHGILFRIIRHYLSCQELATSLSLFPISKKRKRTQLREAGSEPTHEDRDLERGSRLGELSRVAPNPDSFKTTFRMRSSTFEWLSGLLEPLLECRDPIGTPINLSSELRLGIGLFRLATGSSYIEIAGRFGVTESVTRFCAKQLCRVLCTNFRFWIAFPTSTELELVSKDIEGLTGLPNCCGVIDCTRFNVVKRNDCKLASDDEVQDDSIAVQIVVDSSSRILSIIAGFRGDKNDSRILKSTTLSHDIEGRRLLNATPVIVNGVAIDQYLIGDGGYPLLPWLMVPFVDVVPGSSEEKFNAANNLMHVFALRTIASLKNWGVLNKPVEEEFKTAVAFIGACSILHNVLLMREDDSALIDVEDYSLYDQDSQFYKDAMTEENLTEKKASDTRRALATRVTEFS
- the LOC133679637 gene encoding caffeoyl-CoA O-methyltransferase 2, coding for MAANGEEQQTQAGRHQEVGHKSLLQSDALYQYILETSVYPREPECMKELRELTAKHPWNIMTTSADEGQFLNMLLKLINAKNTMEIGVFTGYSLLATALAIPEDGKILAMDINRENYELGLPVIQKAGLEHKIEFKEGPALPVLDQMIEDGKYHGTYDFIFVDADKDNYINYHKRLIELVKVGGLIGYDNTLWNGSVVAPADAPMRKYVRYYRDFVLELNKALAADPRIEICMLPVGDGITLCRRIK